In Labrus bergylta chromosome 6, fLabBer1.1, whole genome shotgun sequence, the following proteins share a genomic window:
- the LOC109979624 gene encoding B-cell receptor CD22-like, which produces MLCPDETSFIWFKNGAEIKDETSSHYSSEQVLQTDSYSCAVRGHEKFPSPPVYAPKPPSVSVSSHDEIVEGTSVNLTCSSDANPAANYTWYKADGPLNPNHTYPGATLVFSSIESSDFGEFYCEAENTLGRTTSKRISVNLTWNSLKIITRWTLLLLLLSPLIPLTLWLRWKKTVNSTTEPDEPAEMIELNVVYENVSAVTAAQTEAGEERRGEERRGEERRRGERRGDETR; this is translated from the exons ATGTT ATGTCCTGATGAAACCTCCTTCATCTGGTTCAAGAATGGAGCGGAAATCAAAGATGAAACATCATCTCATTATTCATCAGAGCAGGTTCTTCAGACAGACAGTTATTCCTGTGCTGTACGAGGACATGAGAAGTTCCCGtctcctccagtgt atgctccaaagcctccttctgtgtcagtgagtTCCCACGatgagatagtggagggcacTTCAGTCaatctgacctgtagcagtgatgctaacccagcagctaattaCACCTGGTACAAGGCGGATGGACCTCTAAACCCTAATCACACATATCCAGGAGCTACGCTTGTCTTCAGCTCCATCGAGTCCTCTGACTTTGGGGAGTTTTACTGTGAAGCTGAGAACACGCTGGGGAGAACGACCTCCAAACGCATCTCTGTCAACCTAACAT GGAACTCACTAAAAATCATCACCAGGTggactctgctgctcctcttgtTGAGTCCTCTGATTCCCCTGACTCTGTGGCTGAG GTGGAAGAAAACTGTGAACTCCACCACTGAACCAGACGAACCTGCAGAGATGATCgag TTAAATGTCGTGTATGAGAACGTGTCGGCCgtcactgcagcacagacagaagctggagaggagaggagaggagaggagaggagaggagaggagaggagacgaggggagaggagaggagacgagacgagatga